One Vitis vinifera cultivar Pinot Noir 40024 chromosome 15, ASM3070453v1 genomic window, TTGTCAATACATCTGCAAGTTGATCAGCTGAGGGGACATGGCGAACTTCTACCTCCTTCCGAATGACTTTTTCACGAACAAAATAGAGATCAAGCTCTATGTGCTTTGTTCTTGCATGAAGAACAGGATTTGCAGACAGCAAAACCGTGCTAAGGTTATCACACCAAACCAAAGGAGGCTTAGCTAGGGGAAGTTGCAACTCACTCAACAATGACCTTAACCATGTGATTTCAGCTACCAAACCTGCAAGACTTCGATATTCAGCTTCAGTGCTAGACCTTGAAACAGTATGTTGTTTCTTGGATTGCCAAGATATCAAATTTGGTCCCAAAAATACACAATGGCCTGAGGTTGAGCGTCTATCATCCAAATCAgatgcccaatcagcatcacaaaaTCCAATTAAATCAAGGTTGGATGATTTCTTCAAATGCAAACCATGCTGCAAAGTGCCTTGTAAATATCTCAAGATTCGTTTCACAGCCTTCCAATGCTCCTCTGTAGGATTCTGCATAAATTGACATACTTTGTTCACACTGAAGGAGAGCTCCGGCCTTGTGATGGTCACATACTGAAGAGCTCCTACTGTACTCCGATAACCATGTAAATCCTCCACAGGATCACCATCTCCAGCTCTCAATTTTAGACCAGTGGGCAGGGGAGTTCTGGCAGGTTTGCAATGCACCATTTTTGTCTTTTGGAGCAAGTCTCGAATGTATTTAGTCTGGGATAAATGTAGTCCATTATTGGTATGAGAAACTTGTATTCCTAGGAAATAATGTACTTCCCCGAGGTCTTTCAAGGAAAATTCTGAGTTCAATTGAGCTATGAGGGAAGTAATTGCAGCTGTGTCACTACCAGTGACcaaaatgtcatcaacataaaccaaGACATAGGTAATATGACTAGGAGTGAACCTTAAGAATAGTGACTGGTCAGACTTGGCGGATACAAATCCAAAGCTCAATAATGCTTGATGAAGTTTCTCAAACCAGGCTCGTGgggcttgtttcaaaccatacaAGGCCTTATGAAGTCTACAAACCAAATTAGGATTTTGCTCATCAATAAACCCTTGTGGTTGTTGCATGAACACCTCTTCTTGCAAATCTCCATTGAGGAACGCATTATTTACATCCAGTTGCTTGATTGCCCAATTCCTTGAGAGAGCAATGGTGAAGACAACTCTTATTGTAGAAGGCTTAACGACTGGACTAAAGGTCTCAGTAAAATCAAAGCCAGCTTGTTGGTGAAAGCCTTTGGCAACCAATCGTGCTTTATACTTCTGAACAGTGCCATCTggattttctttagttttgtaaacccatttgcaacctATAGCTTGTCTACCAGCGGGTAAAGGAACTAGTGACCAGGTGTTGTTTCTTTGTAATGCATCATACTCAGCCACCATAGCCTTTTTCCACTCATCTTGTTGAAGGGCAGCTGAAACACTTGAAGGTTCTCTTACTGCagcaataaaaattttgggtttaacaaTTCCACTCTTTGCTCTAGTAATCATTGGATGAGTATTATCAGCATCCTTGGCAATTGTCCTAGTCACACTTGCATCTGCAATGGAAGAGATAACATGTTGTACAGGAGTAGCAACTGGATTAGAAACAACTTGTGCAGGTGTTAGAGTAGTATCAGCACTATTAGGTGCATGTGGGTGAGTGGAAACAATATTATCCATTTCACTTATTGGTCTAGCTGAAGAAATGGGAGAAGTAGGAGCTGGCAGCattgttggagacaatattggagGAGAGGCTGAAGGAGACAAATGAGAAGTAGAAGGGGAAACAGTGGAAGGTAAACAAGATGAAGCTTGAATAGTTTTAGAATAAGGGAAGGAGGTTTCATTAAAAATGACATCACGACTAATATAGACTCGACCACTAGAAGACATACATTTGTAACCCTTGTGTTTTAGACTATAGCCAAGAAAAGTGCATTCTTCACTCCTGCATTGAAGTTTATGGGTGTTATAGGGACGTAAGTTGGGAAAACAGGAGCAGCCAAAAACTTTGAGGAAGGAATAGTCAGGTATGGACTTGAACAAGACTTCAATGGGACATTTGTGATGAAGTACTGCAGTGGGAAGCCTATTTGATAGGTAAACAACAGTCCTAAATGATTCATCCCAAAATTTAAGGGGAAGAGAAGCTGTATGGAGAAGAGTTAAACCATGTTCAACTATGGTTCTATGCTTCCGTTCAGCAACACCATTTTGTTGTTGAGTGTGTGGACAAGAAACACGATGTACAATGCCATTTTCAGCAAGATAAGATTGAAAAGCACGAAATTCACCTCCCCAGTCAGTTTGCAAGGActtgatttttaaatcaaattgcAATTCCACCTGAGTTTTGAAGTTAACAAAGGTTTTGATAGCTTCAGATTTATTTCTGAGTAAAAATATCCAAGAAAATCGTGAAAAGGCATCCACAAAGTGAATATAATACCTATATCCATTATTAGATAATACCGGGGCTGGACCCCATAAATCTGAATGAATTAACTCAAGGGGTTTGGTATAAGTTGTATGAGACAAAGAGAAAGGAAACCTATGTATTTTACCCAAGCAACAAGAAGAACAGAAGTTGGAgtccattttatttatatgggCAACATTACATTTGGACAGAACATTTTTAATTGTTGCAGCCGAAGGATGCCCCAACCTTTTATGCCACAAATCAAAGGTAGATGACAAAGAAGCTGTACAAACAGAAGGAGACTTCGATAAGCTTTGAGTTGGTCTGAGAGCAAGATGTGAGGAGTCAAAAGCATACAATCCATCTCTAACCTTCCCAACCATTAGAACAGCTTGGGTTACCTGATCCTTGACAAAACAGGAATCagaatgaaattcaaaaaatactttattatcCTTTGCAAATTTGGAAACTGACAAGAGATTTTTGGTAATGGAAGGTACATGAAGTAAGTGATTAAGTAAAAGAGGTTTAGATGAAAAAGGAGATAAGAATTCAGATTGACCAATATGCTTAATGGACAAACCTGTTCCATTCCCAACATGAACCTGATTTTGCCCAGCAAACTCAGCACTTTTCATCAGATTTGCAGGATTAGGTGTCACATGGTTTGAAGCTCCAGAGTCCGGATACCAATTGTCATCACTAAAAGCTTCAGAAGTTGGGATAACACCATTTATTTGGGGTGAAAAGCTGAAATAAGCCCGAGGAGAAGGGTTCCTGCCTGACAGATTCTGTGGTACCTGGAAAGTATGGTCAAACCTGTAATAGCACTGTGCTACTACATGACCTATTTTACCACATAGTTGGCATGCTGGTTTCTCATTCTGATTATCAGAGTTCCAAGGAGGTCTTGCTTGAAAATTACCTCTGTTTCCTCTACCACGAAAACCACCTCTATTGCTTCTTCCATTGTAATTCCAATTGAATCCACGACCACCATTGAAGCCACCTCTACGACCAAAGTCTCCACCTCGTCCAAAACTACCATTGTAACCTGAATGATTACCTTGAGAGTTAGCAGCATAATAATCTTGCTTAAAACGATTCCCTTTTTCTACAGCGTTAGAGTTTGCAACATGAGCAGAAGGAGAGGAGTCAAGAGAACTGTTGTTCTTCTCAACTCTGGATTCATGAGCCATCAAGAGAGCTTCAATTTCTTCAACTGAAAAATCATCATTCCTCAAAATGACTGAGGTAACGAAAGACTCATAATCATTGGGTAAACCATCAAGAATTGATTCAACATGATCTTTGGTTGACAAAGAAACACCAACAGATGCAAGTGAATCAACacaaaccttgatcttggcaaGATATTCATCAATTGTTGAACCTCCCTTCTTGGTATGCTGAAGTTGAGTCTTGAACTGTTTCGCCTTGGCTCGAGTCTGAGACGCAAAATATTGCTCTAATCGTCCCCAAAGAAGAAAGGATGTATCACAGCCAACTAATCGAGGAAGTATTGACTCAGAAACAGATGAGAGAAGCCAAGAGAGCAGTAGTTGATCCTGTTGTTCCCACTCGAGGAATTCCTTAGTTGCTTTTCCAGATCTCGCATCTTCTCTGGTGAGAAATTGAACTGGTACTTCATCATCACTAAACACAAATTTCTGTAGCCCATAGCCTCGAATCGCAGAGACGATTTGTTGTTTCCAGATCAAGAAATTCTTGTTATCAAGCTTCACGGACAGTGAGTGATTGAAGTTAATTGGAACAAAACGAGTGGAAGACAAAGCATTAGGGTTTGCTATTGCAGGACTGATATTGGCCTCCATTGAAGAAGACTCaccgctctgataccatgataGAATTCTTAAGAAAGAAGATTCTGAAGAGAAGATAGTGGAAAAGGTTATTGGAAGATTGACAGAAAAGCTCTGCTCTACACTCTGTTTTCTCTATTGTATTTCTGCAGCTTAAGTATTGTTACAATCTGTTACAATCTGTTAAGCATGAGCTGTCAAGGTTAAACCAAAACTAATTCTTAACTGATCCTAACTAATCTTCTCTAACACCGTTAGACCTCTCTTCAAAAGGTTGTAATGCCCTATTTTCTGTCCAAGTAGTCTCTTTCAGGCCTCCTAGTGGACTATAAGCATTCCTCCACCGAGCTATTTTTGCTGCAAGGACATCATCGTTGTCTCGCCAAATTGTGATTGCAGGCTTCGAGCTGTTTTACACAGAAATATAGGGTAGGAATGATATGATTTAAGGATAGTTTATTGTGAAGATAtgtgaatttaattatttttcctcttcaatTTGCCATGGAATTTAGATCAGTGATTTgtgttgagaaaataaaagaatcttTGATGTCAAAACATGTTAtgatctattttaatttatgctTTTGGATTCAAAACGTTTTCATGTCTACAATGCTTTGATTGTTTATTACAAGGTTATTTAGTTCAATTCTCTCTCATGAGTTgtatttcaagaaaaataatagtttcATATATGTTTCCATTTGCTTGTCCAACGGCAAActtttgtcatcatcaaataaTTCATAAGTCGTTTTGGATTTGTTCTGTAACTTAGGTTGCATTTGGATATTTGGTTTAGGGCATTTTGATACATGGA contains:
- the LOC109123862 gene encoding retrovirus-related Pol polyprotein from transposon RE1 — encoded protein: MEANISPAIANPNALSSTRFVPINFNHSLSVKLDNKNFLIWKQQIVSAIRGYGLQKFVFSDDEVPVQFLTREDARSGKATKEFLEWEQQDQLLLSWLLSSVSESILPRLVGCDTSFLLWGRLEQYFASQTRAKAKQFKTQLQHTKKGGSTIDEYLAKIKVCVDSLASVGVSLSTKDHVESILDGLPNDYESFVTSVILRNDDFSVEEIEALLMAHESRVEKNNSSLDSSPSAHVANSNAVEKGNRFKQDYYAANSQGNHSGYNGSFGRGGDFGRRGGFNGGRGFNWNYNGRSNRGGFRGRGNRGNFQARPPWNSDNQNEKPACQLCGKIGHVVAQCYYRFDHTFQVPQNLSGRNPSPRAYFSFSPQINGVIPTSEAFSDDNWYPDSGASNHVTPNPANLMKSAEFAGQNQVHVGNGTVSKFAKDNKVFFEFHSDSCFVKDQVTQAVLMVGKVELQFDLKIKSLQTDWGGEFRAFQSYLAENGIVHRVSCPHTQQQNGVAERKHRTIVEHGLTLLHTASLPLKFWDESFRTVVYLSNRLPTAVLHHKCPIEVLFKSIPDYSFLKVFGCSCFPNLRPYNTHKLQCRSEECTFLGYSLKHKGYKCMSSSGRVYISRDVIFNETSFPYSKTIQASSCLPSTVSPSTSHLSPSASPPILSPTMLPAPTSPISSARPISEMDNIVSTHPHAPNSADTTLTPAQVVSNPVATPVQHVISSIADASVTRTIAKDADNTHPMITRAKSGIVKPKIFIAAVREPSSVSAALQQDEWKKAMVAEYDALQRNNTWSLVPLPAGRQAIGCKWVYKTKENPDGTVQKYKARLVAKGFHQQAGFDFTETFSPVVKPSTIRVVFTIALSRNWAIKQLDVNNAFLNGDLQEEVFMQQPQGFIDEQNPNLVCRLHKALYGLKQAPRAWFEKLHQALLSFGFVSAKSDQSLFLRFTPSHITYVLVYVDDILVTGSDTAAITSLIAQLNSEFSLKDLGEVHYFLGIQVSHTNNGLHLSQTKYIRDLLQKTKMVHCKPARTPLPTGLKLRAGDGDPVEDLHGYRSTVGALQYVTITRPELSFSVNKVCQFMQNPTEEHWKAVKRILRYLQGTLQHGLHLKKSSNLDLIGFCDADWASDLDDRRSTSGHCVFLGPNLISWQSKKQHTVSRSSTEAEYRSLAGLVAEITWLRSLLSELQLPLAKPPLVWCDNLSTVLLSANPVLHARTKHIELDLYFVREKVIRKEVEVRHVPSADQLADVLTKTVSSTQFIEFRHKLRIENLSTLSLRGDVRED